One part of the Sorangiineae bacterium MSr11954 genome encodes these proteins:
- a CDS encoding formylglycine-generating enzyme family protein gives MARVGDFCIDTTEVTNAQYVPFLQAVTANPRMAEQPADVCSWNTDFQVASGYPKPADGDPNDPVRGVDWCDAYAFCRWANKRLCGAVGGGSSPYSNFAQPTDQWYFACSSNGRYAYTYGAGFDEKACNGDGTGRADASVVNVAQSTRCHPPASPFASLYDMTGNVLEWEDSCESSAVDSDCLTRGGWFKSPEPAALACNKNGRRKRTASAEGVGIRCCSP, from the coding sequence ATGGCGCGCGTAGGCGATTTTTGCATTGACACCACAGAGGTCACCAACGCGCAATACGTCCCTTTTCTGCAAGCCGTGACCGCGAACCCGCGGATGGCCGAGCAGCCGGCCGATGTTTGCAGCTGGAATACCGACTTTCAGGTCGCATCCGGCTACCCCAAGCCCGCCGACGGCGATCCCAACGATCCCGTTCGAGGGGTCGATTGGTGCGATGCGTACGCATTTTGCCGATGGGCAAATAAGCGACTTTGCGGGGCGGTGGGCGGTGGTTCCTCGCCTTATTCCAACTTTGCCCAACCTACCGATCAGTGGTACTTCGCGTGTTCGTCGAACGGACGTTATGCATACACCTACGGCGCGGGCTTCGACGAGAAGGCATGCAACGGCGATGGCACCGGCAGGGCGGATGCCAGCGTGGTCAATGTGGCCCAGTCCACGCGCTGCCACCCGCCCGCCTCGCCCTTTGCGTCGCTCTACGACATGACCGGCAATGTTCTCGAGTGGGAAGACTCATGCGAAAGCTCTGCTGTTGATTCGGATTGTTTGACGCGCGGCGGGTGGTTCAAGTCGCCCGAGCCTGCCGCGCTCGCATGCAACAAGAACGGACGACGCAAACGAACTGCATCGGCGGAGGGCGTAGGAATCCGGTGTTGTTCGCCTTAA
- a CDS encoding serine/threonine protein kinase has protein sequence MARSRVLRRGRRLGRYELLAPVGEGGMASVWLARAHGSRGTGKLVALKTIKASLADDALFERWFLDEARIAQRIFHSNVAATLDLGEEDGTLFLVMEWIDGDALGRVRRAYQRATGEPLPAPIALRIVADMCKGLHAAHELTDEHGEDLHVVHRDVSPNNVLVTSSGAVKLIDFGIATARDRTSPETTTLGFIRGKTNYLAPEQIHRRTPLDRRCDIWGAGVCLYELLVGELPFTGHDSEAILAKILSATAPPSFEGDAGIDEILCRSLAPYPEDRFATAEEMQRAIEAVLGRDGASEIASEADVAAFLASELPELAGERRDRLAEALAPSDSDAERRADRGSLRGRHMAAALAATLLAGGAAAAMILRPPRTAVSSVAVSSAAALRASEPQTVVSSDTAAHGSPPEASPAGVLAHEDGADKKPIPTKKPTTANHANTANHANTANHANTASHANTASHSNTANHANTASSEKKSATKNDKERERDLGF, from the coding sequence TTGGCGCGCTCTCGCGTTCTCCGGCGTGGAAGGCGGCTCGGGCGCTACGAGCTCTTGGCGCCCGTCGGCGAAGGAGGCATGGCGTCGGTGTGGCTGGCGCGCGCGCACGGATCGCGGGGCACCGGGAAGCTGGTCGCGCTGAAGACGATCAAGGCGTCGCTGGCGGACGATGCCCTGTTCGAGCGGTGGTTTCTGGACGAGGCGCGCATCGCGCAGCGGATCTTCCACTCCAACGTGGCGGCGACCCTGGACCTGGGCGAGGAGGACGGCACGCTCTTTCTGGTGATGGAGTGGATCGACGGCGATGCGCTGGGGCGGGTGCGCCGGGCCTACCAACGCGCCACGGGCGAGCCGCTTCCGGCGCCCATCGCCCTCCGCATCGTGGCCGATATGTGCAAGGGCCTGCACGCGGCGCACGAGCTCACCGACGAGCACGGCGAGGATCTCCACGTGGTGCACCGCGACGTATCGCCGAACAACGTGCTCGTGACGTCGAGCGGGGCGGTGAAGCTGATCGACTTCGGGATCGCCACCGCACGCGATCGAACGAGCCCCGAGACGACGACCTTGGGGTTCATTCGTGGAAAGACGAACTACCTGGCGCCCGAGCAGATTCACCGCCGCACCCCGCTCGATCGGCGATGCGACATCTGGGGTGCGGGGGTCTGTCTCTACGAGCTGCTCGTCGGGGAGCTGCCGTTTACGGGCCACGATTCGGAGGCGATCCTCGCCAAGATCCTGTCGGCCACGGCGCCGCCATCGTTCGAGGGCGATGCGGGCATCGACGAGATTCTATGCCGATCGCTGGCGCCCTATCCGGAGGACCGGTTTGCCACCGCCGAGGAGATGCAGCGGGCCATCGAGGCGGTCCTCGGGCGAGATGGCGCCTCGGAGATCGCGAGCGAGGCCGATGTGGCGGCGTTTTTGGCGTCGGAGCTCCCAGAGCTCGCTGGCGAGCGGCGCGACCGGCTGGCGGAGGCGTTGGCGCCCTCGGACTCCGATGCAGAGCGGCGCGCGGATCGCGGCTCGCTTCGAGGAAGGCACATGGCGGCGGCGCTTGCCGCGACCTTGCTCGCGGGGGGCGCGGCGGCGGCGATGATCCTTCGGCCGCCGCGAACGGCGGTTTCGTCCGTGGCGGTTTCGTCCGCGGCGGCCCTGCGCGCGAGCGAACCGCAGACGGTGGTTTCATCCGATACCGCGGCGCACGGATCGCCGCCGGAGGCTTCGCCTGCCGGCGTCTTGGCGCACGAAGATGGCGCGGACAAAAAGCCCATCCCGACGAAAAAGCCGACCACGGCGAACCACGCGAACACGGCGAACCACGCGAACACGGCGAACCACGCGAACACGGCGAGCCACGCGAACACGGCGAGCCACTCGAACACGGCGAACCACGCGAACACGGCGAGCTCCGAGAAGAAGAGCGCCACGAAGAACGACAAGGAGCGGGAGCGGGACCTTGGCTTTTAG
- a CDS encoding HAD-IG family 5'-nucleotidase produces MTEARLSTSIPVISGAAGGAPSATKSAAASGVPPADKSDPAGSSLARTARTSTPENLAEQLVLPLDDFLARPSSPGIARTRRVFANRDLRMSGITWVGFDMDYTLAIYDQPQMDRLSIDATVDKLVRRGYPHFIVDAPQEVDFAVRGLLIDKRFGHILKMDRYKHVSKGYHGFRQLTKDELRALYHAKKLRPATPRYHWIDTLYALSEVSLYAALVDALEKRGQAVDYAKLFTDIRECIDEAHRDGTILDAVVSDLPRFVRRDPDLALTLHKLRSAGKKLFLLTNSRWSYTEKMMTYLLGGAMLEYPSWRNYFDIVVVAATKPAFFQERRPLLERVFSDGEGHVRPATFPLERGKVYEGGNLHDFERALGVSGDQVLYVGDHIYGDILRSKKESVWRTAMIIQELETEVAAHQACADDFDQSMNLEDAREHLEDDLRFYQARYKELARAIEHGEGKNGDAKTNGARVAELEAERGRVKRSVERVRGRLRTVEAELLALERRIDSRFHPFWGSLLKEASEESSFGAQVEEYACVYTSRVSNLLAYSPQQHYRGARDVMAHEQGA; encoded by the coding sequence GTGACTGAAGCGCGTCTTTCCACAAGCATCCCTGTTATCTCGGGCGCCGCGGGCGGCGCGCCTTCGGCAACCAAGTCGGCCGCCGCGAGCGGGGTACCTCCCGCAGACAAATCGGACCCCGCGGGCAGCAGCTTGGCGCGCACGGCGCGAACGAGCACCCCCGAAAACTTGGCGGAGCAGCTCGTGCTCCCGCTGGACGATTTTCTCGCGCGCCCCTCGTCCCCCGGCATCGCCCGCACGCGGCGCGTCTTCGCCAACCGCGATCTGCGCATGAGCGGCATCACCTGGGTGGGGTTCGATATGGACTACACCCTGGCGATCTACGATCAGCCGCAGATGGATCGGCTCTCGATCGACGCCACCGTCGACAAGCTGGTCCGCCGCGGCTACCCGCACTTCATCGTGGACGCGCCGCAGGAGGTCGACTTCGCGGTGCGCGGTCTTTTGATCGACAAGCGCTTCGGGCACATCCTCAAGATGGACCGCTACAAGCACGTGTCGAAGGGCTACCACGGCTTCCGCCAGCTCACGAAGGACGAGCTGCGGGCCCTCTACCACGCCAAGAAGCTCCGCCCGGCCACCCCGCGCTACCACTGGATCGATACGCTCTATGCGCTGAGCGAGGTGTCGCTCTACGCGGCCCTGGTCGATGCGCTGGAGAAGCGCGGGCAGGCGGTGGACTACGCCAAGCTGTTCACCGATATCCGCGAGTGCATCGACGAGGCGCACCGCGATGGAACGATCCTCGACGCGGTGGTGAGCGATCTCCCGCGCTTCGTGCGGCGCGATCCCGATCTGGCGCTCACCCTGCACAAGCTGCGGAGCGCCGGCAAGAAGCTCTTTTTGCTGACCAACTCGCGCTGGTCGTACACCGAGAAGATGATGACGTACCTGCTCGGCGGCGCGATGCTCGAGTATCCCTCGTGGAGGAACTATTTCGATATCGTGGTGGTGGCCGCCACCAAGCCGGCGTTCTTCCAGGAGCGGCGGCCGTTGCTCGAGCGCGTCTTCTCCGACGGCGAGGGCCACGTGCGCCCCGCCACCTTTCCGCTCGAGCGCGGCAAGGTCTACGAGGGCGGCAACCTGCACGACTTCGAGCGCGCGCTGGGGGTGAGCGGCGATCAAGTGCTGTACGTGGGCGATCACATCTACGGCGACATCCTCCGCTCCAAGAAGGAGAGCGTGTGGCGCACGGCGATGATCATCCAGGAGCTCGAGACCGAGGTGGCCGCGCACCAAGCGTGCGCCGACGACTTCGATCAATCCATGAACCTGGAGGACGCGCGCGAGCACCTAGAGGACGATCTGCGCTTCTACCAGGCGCGCTACAAAGAGCTGGCGCGCGCCATCGAGCACGGCGAGGGCAAGAACGGCGACGCCAAGACCAACGGCGCGCGGGTGGCCGAGCTGGAGGCGGAGCGCGGGAGGGTGAAGCGCTCGGTGGAGCGGGTGCGCGGGCGGCTCCGGACGGTGGAGGCGGAGCTCTTGGCGCTCGAGCGAAGGATCGACTCGCGCTTTCATCCCTTCTGGGGCTCGCTGCTGAAGGAGGCGAGCGAAGAGTCCAGCTTCGGGGCGCAGGTCGAAGAGTACGCGTGCGTGTACACCTCGCGCGTGTCGAACCTCTTGGCCTACTCGCCGCAACAGCACTACCGCGGCGCGCGCGACGTGATGGCGCACGAGCAGGGCGCGTAA
- a CDS encoding radical SAM protein translates to MPTLKALAPRDWKVDIVDELMADVDLDHPADVVAIGAMGPQIARAYDLADAFRARGKKVVLGGPWVSLAPHERSLAHADAIVVGEAETVFARALADLAAGRSAGVYRAGEFVRMGKTLARPKHDDRTIAEAPHPDIYQNIDYRDLQLIRWDKWKTSPFYRLYFHWPLVFSRGCPHPCNYCAVQAFYKRSYRTRNIDAVIDNVRHIKALGGRNLLFLDDNPIADVDAAKELFARLIPEKIKWTSQCTIEIARDRELLDLAARSGCVALSIGLESNEEPVLDSLKKRFNRAPRYAEDLAALREHGIQVIALMMFGMDGQRAGVFDETLKFLVDQKVSLVKFFTPAPYPGTAYHEEMRQAGRILNEDWGRYDYGSLLVQPTGMDAATLRSGFDRTYKHFYGLPAIAKRMLALPRRNRREHAAYLVANLKTWHFLKKNPSAWGTIS, encoded by the coding sequence ATGCCCACGCTCAAGGCCCTCGCGCCGCGGGATTGGAAGGTCGACATCGTCGATGAGCTGATGGCCGACGTCGACCTGGACCATCCTGCGGATGTGGTCGCTATCGGGGCCATGGGGCCCCAGATTGCCCGCGCCTACGACTTGGCGGACGCGTTTCGAGCGCGCGGCAAAAAAGTCGTGCTCGGCGGCCCCTGGGTTTCGCTGGCGCCGCACGAGCGCTCCTTGGCCCACGCCGATGCCATCGTGGTGGGTGAAGCGGAGACCGTGTTCGCGCGCGCGCTCGCGGATCTGGCGGCCGGCAGGAGCGCAGGGGTCTACCGCGCGGGGGAGTTCGTGCGCATGGGCAAGACGCTCGCGCGCCCCAAGCACGACGACCGCACCATCGCCGAGGCCCCGCACCCCGACATTTACCAGAACATCGACTACCGCGATCTCCAGCTCATTCGCTGGGACAAGTGGAAGACCAGCCCCTTTTACCGCCTGTACTTCCACTGGCCGCTGGTCTTCAGCCGAGGCTGCCCGCACCCTTGCAACTACTGCGCTGTGCAAGCGTTCTACAAGCGCAGCTACCGCACGCGAAACATCGATGCGGTCATCGACAACGTGCGGCACATCAAGGCGCTGGGCGGGCGGAACCTGCTCTTTCTCGACGACAACCCCATCGCCGACGTCGACGCCGCCAAGGAGCTCTTTGCGCGGCTCATCCCGGAGAAGATCAAGTGGACCAGCCAGTGCACCATCGAGATCGCGCGCGACCGCGAGCTGCTCGATCTGGCGGCGCGCTCGGGCTGCGTGGCGCTCTCCATCGGGCTCGAATCGAACGAAGAGCCGGTGCTCGACTCGCTCAAAAAGCGCTTCAACCGCGCGCCGCGTTATGCGGAGGATCTGGCCGCCCTGCGGGAGCACGGCATCCAGGTCATCGCTCTGATGATGTTCGGAATGGATGGACAGCGGGCGGGTGTATTCGACGAAACCCTGAAATTCCTGGTCGATCAGAAAGTCTCGCTCGTGAAATTCTTCACGCCGGCGCCTTACCCCGGCACGGCGTATCATGAAGAGATGCGCCAGGCAGGACGCATCCTGAACGAGGACTGGGGGCGCTACGACTATGGCTCGCTGCTGGTCCAGCCCACGGGGATGGACGCGGCCACCCTGCGAAGCGGTTTCGACCGCACCTACAAACACTTCTACGGACTGCCGGCCATCGCCAAGCGCATGCTGGCCCTGCCGCGCAGAAACCGCCGGGAACACGCGGCGTACCTCGTCGCAAACCTGAAAACGTGGCATTTTTTGAAGAAGAATCCTTCGGCGTGGGGCACCATCTCTTGA
- a CDS encoding glutamine amidotransferase has translation MSSARIIVLRTGDAIPSVAEKCGQFFDYITRTVGDTWSYGWELVDVRLPDVDLPDPRSATGFIITGSPSSVTERAPWMLRTEEYVRRIAAAEVPLLGICFGHQLIGQALGGEVAKNPRGREIGTVRLEVSEGDPILEGQPRVFDVQATHSDSVVRLPPGARVLASTELEPNTIFSVGPYVRGVQHHPEMDDVVIRGYVEARYAIIESEGLDAGAILRNVRPTPENGRTLRNFVRNFCVARV, from the coding sequence GTGTCCAGCGCGAGAATCATCGTCCTTCGAACCGGCGACGCCATTCCATCCGTCGCCGAAAAATGCGGTCAGTTCTTCGACTACATCACCAGGACCGTAGGTGATACGTGGTCTTACGGGTGGGAGTTGGTCGACGTTCGCCTGCCCGATGTGGATCTGCCGGACCCCAGAAGCGCCACCGGTTTCATCATCACCGGCTCGCCCAGCAGCGTCACCGAGCGCGCTCCGTGGATGCTTCGCACGGAAGAATACGTGCGCCGCATCGCGGCCGCCGAGGTTCCGCTGCTCGGCATTTGCTTCGGACATCAGCTCATAGGGCAAGCGCTGGGCGGCGAGGTGGCAAAGAACCCGCGCGGCCGCGAGATTGGGACCGTTCGCCTCGAGGTGAGCGAGGGCGATCCAATCCTCGAAGGCCAGCCGCGCGTGTTCGACGTTCAAGCGACGCACTCCGATTCGGTGGTGCGCTTGCCGCCCGGCGCGCGTGTGCTTGCATCGACCGAGCTGGAGCCGAACACCATTTTTTCGGTCGGTCCATATGTGCGCGGGGTTCAGCATCACCCCGAAATGGACGACGTCGTGATCCGTGGATACGTGGAAGCGCGCTACGCGATCATCGAGAGCGAAGGCCTCGACGCAGGTGCCATCTTGCGCAACGTACGGCCTACACCCGAGAACGGTCGCACGCTCCGAAACTTCGTTCGGAACTTCTGCGTCGCGCGCGTATAG
- a CDS encoding protein kinase, whose translation MQNPVPQRGPQRLGRYTVFAEIASGGMASVHLGRLIGSAGFARTVAIKRLHPHLARNPDFVAMFLDEARLVSRIRHPNVVHTLDVVSDENELLIVMEYIQGESLARIIRSASTQGMRLPPTIASAIMVGVLDGLHAAHEATSERGQPLGIVHRDVSPQNVIVGRDGVARVLDFGVAKAAGRVHETKDGSVKGKFAYMAPEQLGRADVDRRTDIFAASIVLWETLVGARLFDGDNLAEIVSAVVNRDVPPPSARAPEVPRELDAVVLKGLDRDADRRFATAHDMAVALERVCRPASAREVGEWVEFFAGPALRASRALVERIESETSQPSDFEAIAPTEVASEVTASPRPRHDSSTGSGSRDPSSASGAAPPMGPMRDREASFNSESHSRSIAASSFTTSSGGGTRPRAAAFFQPFQESIVPWWKALGVLTLLTIVTLGVIYVMVTFFKSPKAHTGPDPASPASSSAATAPPKMDQAQPAPSSTEAPAASAATPPSNETPAPTDSSAAAPANSAGAGNAGGGAGNTSNTGSRPRHRASHGGAPTGPTPIDCENPFIIDESGIKRPKPQCFGNK comes from the coding sequence GTGCAAAATCCCGTCCCGCAGCGTGGGCCCCAGCGGCTGGGCCGCTACACCGTTTTCGCGGAGATCGCCAGCGGCGGGATGGCGTCCGTGCATCTCGGGCGCCTGATTGGATCGGCGGGGTTTGCACGCACGGTGGCCATCAAGCGGCTCCATCCGCACCTCGCACGCAATCCCGACTTCGTGGCGATGTTCCTCGACGAGGCGCGCCTCGTTTCACGCATCCGTCACCCCAACGTGGTGCACACGTTGGACGTCGTCTCGGACGAGAACGAGCTGCTCATCGTCATGGAGTACATCCAAGGCGAGTCGCTCGCGCGCATCATCCGCTCCGCGAGCACGCAGGGGATGCGCCTTCCGCCGACCATCGCGTCGGCCATCATGGTGGGCGTGCTCGATGGGCTGCACGCGGCGCACGAAGCGACCAGCGAGCGCGGTCAGCCGCTCGGCATCGTGCACCGCGACGTCTCGCCGCAGAACGTCATCGTGGGACGCGACGGCGTGGCGCGGGTGCTCGACTTCGGCGTGGCCAAGGCGGCAGGCCGCGTTCACGAGACCAAAGACGGCTCGGTCAAAGGTAAATTCGCCTACATGGCGCCGGAGCAGCTCGGGCGCGCCGACGTCGATCGCCGCACCGACATCTTCGCCGCGTCCATCGTGCTCTGGGAGACGCTCGTCGGCGCGCGCCTCTTCGACGGCGACAACCTGGCCGAGATCGTGAGCGCCGTCGTCAACCGCGACGTGCCCCCGCCCAGCGCGCGCGCCCCCGAGGTCCCGCGCGAGCTCGACGCCGTGGTGCTCAAGGGCCTCGATCGCGACGCCGATCGCCGCTTCGCCACCGCGCACGATATGGCGGTGGCGCTCGAGCGCGTGTGCCGTCCGGCATCGGCGCGCGAGGTCGGTGAGTGGGTCGAGTTCTTCGCAGGCCCGGCGCTGCGCGCCAGCCGCGCGCTGGTCGAGCGCATCGAGAGCGAGACGTCGCAGCCCTCGGACTTCGAGGCCATCGCGCCGACCGAGGTCGCGAGCGAGGTCACCGCGAGCCCGCGCCCGCGCCACGACTCGAGCACCGGCAGTGGATCGCGCGACCCTTCGAGCGCGTCCGGCGCCGCCCCGCCGATGGGCCCGATGCGCGATCGGGAGGCGTCGTTCAACTCGGAGAGCCATTCGCGCTCGATCGCGGCGAGCAGCTTCACCACGTCGTCGGGCGGCGGCACGCGGCCGCGGGCGGCGGCGTTCTTCCAGCCGTTCCAGGAGTCCATCGTTCCCTGGTGGAAGGCGCTCGGCGTGCTGACGCTCCTGACCATCGTCACCCTCGGCGTCATCTACGTGATGGTCACCTTCTTCAAATCGCCGAAAGCTCACACGGGCCCCGATCCCGCGTCCCCCGCGTCGAGCAGCGCCGCGACGGCGCCGCCCAAGATGGACCAAGCGCAGCCCGCGCCATCGTCCACCGAAGCGCCCGCGGCATCGGCCGCTACGCCGCCCAGCAACGAGACGCCCGCGCCCACCGACTCATCGGCTGCCGCGCCCGCGAACAGCGCGGGCGCGGGCAACGCGGGCGGCGGCGCCGGCAACACCAGCAACACGGGATCGCGCCCGCGGCATCGCGCGTCGCATGGTGGCGCGCCGACGGGACCCACGCCCATCGATTGCGAGAACCCGTTCATCATCGATGAATCGGGCATCAAGCGCCCCAAGCCGCAGTGCTTCGGGAACAAGTAG
- a CDS encoding OsmC family protein has translation MAHEHLFACKLVWTGAAHGSTKDYASYSREYSVEMEGKPLLRGTAAPVFRGDPSLHNPEDLLVASLAGCHCLSYLALAVRSGIEVLAYEDAARGRMAMHEGKLRFVEVVLAPKVTIAKGSDPDKARALHEKAHSECFIANSVNFPVKNEPEIIVAD, from the coding sequence ATGGCCCACGAACATCTTTTTGCCTGCAAGCTCGTTTGGACCGGCGCCGCGCACGGGTCCACCAAGGACTACGCGAGCTACTCGCGCGAATACTCCGTCGAGATGGAGGGCAAGCCGCTGCTTCGAGGAACGGCTGCCCCCGTCTTCCGCGGCGATCCTTCGCTGCACAACCCCGAGGACCTTTTGGTCGCCTCCTTGGCGGGCTGTCACTGCCTCTCGTACCTCGCCCTTGCGGTGCGCTCCGGCATCGAGGTGCTCGCGTACGAAGATGCGGCGCGCGGACGCATGGCCATGCACGAGGGCAAGCTGCGCTTCGTCGAGGTCGTGCTCGCCCCCAAAGTGACCATCGCCAAAGGCTCCGATCCGGACAAGGCGCGCGCCCTGCACGAAAAGGCGCACTCCGAGTGCTTCATCGCCAACTCCGTCAATTTCCCGGTGAAGAACGAGCCGGAAATCATCGTGGCCGACTAG
- a CDS encoding FecR family protein has translation MSLRVTRIPRELVSNLRKAQEQELEAQRLPPAAEMAARIRRQRWQRARTRRGRWIGLVAAAAVAAAIFAVWFRRDRRALDFAVGPAAVRGAVGAWVVAEGTKPVPLVFSDGTTMALAPETRARVRAIGPSGAEIALERGTLRAAVVPRPGGDWLVTVGPFDVRVKGTKFDVSWDPVAEAFDLTMHEGVVVVSGACLPAPRQAVANESLTLFCSHPSALSSATATVAKEVPSAASSDGTTADVPAMAAPRSSAPSAPVHAGRDAGEPWYASADEALAQGDRARLSGRADEAIAAYDAVRARFAGTDAAAMAAFHRGQVAFDVQGDVLVARRWFQAYLAERPDGSLAREALGRQLECEQRAALDAHDTAAGYLERFPDGPRADMARSVLAQ, from the coding sequence ATGAGCTTGCGCGTGACACGAATCCCCAGGGAGCTCGTGAGCAACCTGCGCAAGGCGCAAGAGCAGGAGCTCGAAGCGCAAAGGTTGCCCCCGGCCGCCGAAATGGCCGCGCGCATTCGACGGCAGCGATGGCAAAGGGCGCGGACGCGGCGCGGGCGTTGGATCGGCCTGGTGGCGGCGGCCGCGGTGGCGGCGGCGATTTTCGCGGTGTGGTTTCGGCGGGACCGACGGGCGTTGGACTTTGCCGTCGGCCCCGCGGCCGTGCGCGGCGCCGTGGGGGCGTGGGTGGTGGCCGAGGGTACGAAGCCCGTTCCGCTCGTTTTTTCAGACGGAACGACGATGGCGCTCGCGCCCGAGACGCGCGCCAGGGTGCGCGCGATCGGTCCCTCGGGGGCGGAGATTGCGCTGGAGCGGGGGACGTTGCGGGCGGCGGTCGTCCCTCGGCCCGGCGGCGACTGGCTCGTGACCGTCGGACCGTTCGATGTGCGCGTCAAAGGCACCAAGTTCGATGTGAGCTGGGATCCCGTGGCCGAGGCGTTTGACTTGACCATGCACGAAGGCGTCGTCGTCGTAAGCGGCGCTTGCCTGCCCGCGCCGCGGCAGGCGGTGGCCAACGAGTCGTTGACCCTCTTCTGTTCGCACCCGAGCGCCCTTTCATCCGCGACCGCGACGGTGGCCAAGGAGGTGCCATCGGCGGCATCGAGCGATGGCACGACGGCGGATGTACCGGCCATGGCGGCGCCCCGTTCCAGCGCGCCATCTGCGCCCGTCCATGCGGGACGCGACGCGGGTGAGCCATGGTATGCGAGCGCGGACGAGGCCCTCGCGCAGGGGGATCGCGCGCGGTTGTCGGGGCGCGCGGACGAGGCCATCGCCGCGTACGATGCCGTTCGCGCGCGCTTCGCCGGCACGGACGCGGCCGCGATGGCCGCCTTTCATCGTGGCCAAGTGGCCTTCGACGTGCAGGGTGACGTGCTCGTTGCGCGGCGCTGGTTTCAAGCGTACTTGGCCGAGCGTCCCGACGGCTCTCTGGCGCGCGAAGCGTTGGGTCGGCAGCTCGAGTGCGAGCAACGCGCGGCGCTCGATGCGCATGATACGGCCGCGGGCTATCTGGAACGATTCCCCGATGGCCCGCGCGCCGATATGGCGCGCTCCGTGCTCGCGCAATGA
- a CDS encoding sigma-70 family RNA polymerase sigma factor, protein MLRAALRIVHDDSGPDAIEAAERAEGLVARVRAGEAAAEVEFIAQYLPHVARVLFRISGRRDGLDDLCQEVFLRAFERIDALEDAEGTRAWLTQFAVNVAREAIRARSRRGWLSFWAPADLPDACAVDPTPDRQAEIHDALQAAYEILDSLTPDARAAFVLRYFEDLPLAEVAKACGISVATAKRRIHDAAEIFFARASRHEALRGWTRGGPS, encoded by the coding sequence ATGTTGCGAGCTGCACTGCGCATCGTGCATGACGATTCGGGCCCCGACGCGATTGAAGCGGCGGAGCGCGCCGAGGGCTTGGTCGCGCGCGTGCGCGCAGGCGAAGCTGCCGCCGAGGTGGAGTTCATCGCGCAATATCTCCCGCATGTGGCGCGGGTGCTCTTTCGGATTTCGGGCCGGCGCGATGGTCTCGATGATTTGTGCCAAGAGGTGTTTCTTCGCGCGTTCGAGCGCATCGACGCTCTGGAGGACGCGGAGGGCACACGAGCTTGGCTGACGCAATTTGCGGTCAATGTGGCGCGTGAGGCCATTCGTGCGCGCTCCCGACGGGGATGGCTGTCGTTCTGGGCGCCGGCCGATCTCCCCGATGCGTGTGCGGTCGATCCGACACCCGATCGGCAGGCCGAGATTCACGATGCGCTGCAGGCGGCGTACGAAATTCTCGACTCGCTCACCCCGGATGCGCGCGCCGCGTTCGTGCTGCGCTACTTCGAAGATCTTCCGTTGGCGGAGGTCGCCAAGGCGTGCGGTATTTCGGTCGCCACCGCGAAACGGCGCATCCATGATGCGGCGGAGATCTTCTTCGCCCGGGCGAGCCGGCATGAAGCTTTGCGCGGTTGGACGCGCGGGGGGCCGTCATGA